From the Micromonospora sediminicola genome, one window contains:
- a CDS encoding MarR family winged helix-turn-helix transcriptional regulator → MGIGDDAVEIRAQGWRTLAALHGLIETALERALQTEHDLSVVEYTVLDALSRQDGWHMRMRQLARAAALSGSATTRLVTRLEERGLLTRILCADDRRGIYTELTPAGSELLARARPTHDRVLADALAEGGRTPELAPLVDALHRLPAAR, encoded by the coding sequence ATGGGCATCGGCGACGACGCGGTCGAGATCCGCGCCCAGGGGTGGCGCACGCTCGCTGCGCTGCACGGCCTGATCGAGACCGCCCTGGAGCGCGCCCTCCAGACCGAGCACGACCTCTCCGTCGTGGAATACACGGTGCTCGACGCGCTCTCCCGGCAGGACGGCTGGCACATGCGCATGCGGCAGCTGGCCCGCGCCGCCGCGCTCTCCGGCAGCGCCACCACCCGCCTGGTCACCCGCCTGGAGGAGCGCGGGCTGCTCACCCGGATCCTCTGCGCGGACGACCGGCGCGGCATCTACACCGAGCTGACCCCGGCCGGCTCGGAGCTGCTGGCCCGGGCCCGACCCACCCACGACCGGGTGCTCGCCGACGCGCTGGCCGAGGGCGGGCGCACCCCCGAGCTGGCCCCGCTGGTCGACGCGCTGCACCGGCTGCCGGCCGCCCGCTGA
- the paaK gene encoding phenylacetate--CoA ligase PaaK codes for MQDRTPRPDELDPVERIGVDELRALQRDRLRHSLRHAYAHVPHYRRAFDAAGAHPDDLRDLGDLARFPFTTKAELRENYPFGMFAVPRERVARLHASSGTTGRPTVVGYTRADLDTWATLMARSIRAAGGRRGDRVHVAYGYGLFTGGLGAHYGAEELGCTVIPVSGGMTERQVMLIRDLAPEVIMVTPSYMLAIVDEMERQGLDPRATSLRVGVFGAEPWTEDMRRELEQRLDMHALDIYGLSEVMGPGVAVECVETKDGLHLWEDHFYPEIIDPVTGAVLPDGERGELVLTSLTKEAMPVVRYRTRDLTRLLPGTARPMRRIEKITGRTDDMMIVRGVNVFPTQIEELILRTPALSPHFQCVLDRRDRLDTLTVHVERRAGTAPDEAERAGAALAEQVKNTIGVSVAVRVIEPDGVERSMGKMRRIVDQRRER; via the coding sequence GTGCAGGACCGCACCCCTCGTCCGGACGAGCTGGATCCCGTCGAGCGGATCGGCGTCGACGAGCTGCGGGCCCTGCAACGCGACCGGCTGCGGCACTCGCTGCGCCACGCCTACGCGCACGTGCCGCACTACCGGCGCGCGTTCGACGCCGCCGGTGCCCACCCCGACGACCTGCGGGACCTGGGCGACCTGGCCCGCTTCCCGTTCACCACCAAGGCCGAGCTGCGGGAGAACTACCCGTTCGGCATGTTCGCGGTGCCACGCGAGCGGGTCGCCCGGCTGCACGCCTCCTCGGGCACCACGGGACGCCCGACCGTGGTCGGCTACACCCGCGCCGACCTGGACACCTGGGCGACGCTGATGGCGCGCTCGATCCGCGCCGCCGGCGGTCGCCGGGGTGACCGGGTGCACGTCGCGTACGGCTACGGGCTGTTCACCGGCGGCCTGGGCGCGCACTACGGCGCCGAGGAACTGGGCTGCACGGTGATCCCGGTGTCCGGGGGCATGACCGAGCGCCAGGTCATGCTGATCCGCGACCTCGCGCCCGAGGTCATCATGGTCACCCCCAGCTACATGCTGGCCATCGTCGACGAGATGGAGCGGCAGGGCCTCGACCCGCGCGCCACGTCCCTGCGGGTGGGGGTCTTCGGGGCCGAGCCGTGGACCGAGGACATGCGTCGGGAGCTGGAACAGCGCCTGGACATGCACGCGCTGGACATCTACGGCCTCTCCGAGGTGATGGGTCCCGGCGTGGCCGTCGAGTGCGTGGAGACCAAGGACGGGCTGCACCTGTGGGAGGACCACTTCTACCCGGAGATCATCGACCCGGTCACCGGCGCGGTGCTGCCCGACGGCGAGCGGGGCGAGCTGGTGCTGACCTCGCTCACCAAGGAGGCCATGCCGGTGGTCCGCTACCGCACCCGCGACCTCACCCGCCTGTTGCCCGGCACCGCCCGCCCGATGCGCCGGATCGAGAAGATCACCGGGCGTACCGACGACATGATGATCGTGCGGGGGGTGAACGTCTTCCCGACCCAGATCGAGGAGCTGATCCTGCGTACGCCCGCCCTGTCGCCGCACTTCCAGTGCGTGCTCGACCGGCGGGACCGGCTGGACACGCTCACCGTCCACGTGGAACGGCGCGCCGGTACGGCGCCGGACGAGGCGGAGCGGGCCGGCGCGGCCCTGGCCGAGCAGGTCAAGAACACCATCGGGGTCTCCGTCGCGGTGCGGGTGATCGAGCCGGACGGGGTGGAACGCTCGATGGGCAAGATGCGCCGCATCGTCGACCAGCGGCGGGAGCGCTGA
- the paaI gene encoding hydroxyphenylacetyl-CoA thioesterase PaaI, with the protein MFDADVASKGLGIELVSAGDGAAVARMRVTPAMLNGHAIGHGGFVFLLADTAFALACNSHGPATVAAGGEISFLRPVREGDLLEAYASERVRHGRSGIYDVTVRRGDEVVAEFRGRSRTIARD; encoded by the coding sequence ATGTTCGACGCCGACGTGGCGTCGAAGGGGCTCGGCATCGAACTCGTCTCGGCCGGCGACGGCGCCGCGGTGGCCCGGATGCGGGTCACCCCGGCGATGCTCAACGGCCACGCGATCGGCCACGGCGGCTTCGTGTTCCTGCTCGCCGACACCGCGTTCGCGCTGGCCTGCAACAGCCACGGACCGGCCACCGTGGCCGCCGGCGGCGAGATCTCCTTCCTCCGCCCGGTGCGCGAGGGCGACCTGCTGGAGGCGTACGCCAGCGAACGGGTGCGTCACGGCCGCAGCGGCATCTACGACGTCACCGTGCGGCGCGGCGACGAGGTGGTCGCCGAGTTCCGGGGGCGCAGCCGGACCATCGCCCGCGACTGA
- a CDS encoding dienelactone hydrolase family protein, protein MADVLLLHSVYGLRPAVPVAADRLRAAGHRVTTPDLYGVPAARTVEAGFALFGAIGHEAVLDRARAAVAAMPDETVLAGFSMGAGIAGALLAERPRAAALLLMHGTGGAPESVRAGLPVRLHLADPDEYETNAEVDEWRAAMGDAGAEVVVHRYPGPGHLFTDPDTPDFDALAAALAWDRVLTFLADV, encoded by the coding sequence ATGGCCGACGTCCTGCTCCTGCACTCCGTCTACGGGCTGCGGCCCGCCGTGCCGGTCGCCGCGGACCGGCTGCGGGCCGCCGGGCACCGGGTGACCACCCCCGACCTGTACGGGGTGCCGGCCGCGCGGACGGTGGAGGCCGGGTTCGCGTTGTTCGGCGCGATCGGGCACGAGGCGGTGCTGGACCGGGCTCGCGCGGCGGTCGCCGCGATGCCCGACGAGACCGTGCTGGCCGGGTTCTCCATGGGCGCCGGCATCGCCGGGGCGCTGCTGGCCGAGCGGCCGCGGGCGGCGGCGCTGCTGCTGATGCACGGCACCGGTGGCGCGCCCGAGTCGGTCCGCGCCGGGCTGCCGGTGCGGCTGCACCTGGCCGACCCCGACGAGTACGAGACCAACGCCGAGGTGGACGAGTGGCGAGCCGCCATGGGCGACGCCGGCGCGGAGGTCGTCGTGCACCGCTACCCGGGACCGGGGCACCTGTTCACCGACCCGGACACGCCCGACTTCGACGCGCTCGCCGCCGCCCTGGCCTGGGACCGGGTCCTCACGTTCCTCGCCGACGTGTGA